From Yersinia hibernica, a single genomic window includes:
- the galU gene encoding UTP--glucose-1-phosphate uridylyltransferase GalU: protein MKSLKAVIPVAGLGTRMLPATKAIPKEMLPVVDKPLIQYIVKECVAAGIKEIVLVSHSSKNAIENHFDTSFELEAALESRVKRQLLKEIKNICPPDVTIMQVRQGHAKGLGHAVLCAQSMVGDNPFIVLLPDVLLDDSTADLSKENLASMIQRFEETGRSQIMVEPVPKADVSKYGIADCGHVDLAPGESTLMTAVVEKPSVADAPSNLAVVGRYVLSKDIWPLLKKTPRGAGDEIQLTDAIAMLMEQEPVEAFHMTGKSHDCGDKLGYMKAFVTYGVRHNTEGEKFTAWLKQQID, encoded by the coding sequence ATGAAGTCTTTGAAAGCAGTCATTCCTGTTGCCGGTCTTGGTACCCGTATGTTGCCAGCGACCAAGGCGATTCCGAAAGAAATGCTGCCAGTGGTTGATAAGCCCCTGATTCAATATATCGTGAAAGAGTGTGTGGCTGCGGGAATCAAAGAGATTGTACTGGTCAGCCATTCATCCAAAAATGCGATAGAAAACCATTTCGACACATCTTTTGAATTGGAAGCAGCTTTAGAGTCACGGGTTAAGCGGCAGTTATTGAAAGAGATTAAAAATATTTGCCCACCGGATGTCACAATCATGCAGGTGCGCCAGGGTCATGCCAAAGGATTGGGGCATGCGGTGCTTTGTGCGCAATCTATGGTGGGGGATAATCCGTTTATTGTGCTATTACCTGATGTTTTGCTGGATGATTCAACAGCTGATTTATCTAAAGAAAATCTTGCTAGTATGATTCAGCGCTTTGAAGAAACTGGTCGTAGCCAGATTATGGTCGAGCCGGTCCCCAAAGCAGATGTATCCAAGTACGGAATTGCTGATTGTGGTCATGTCGATTTAGCCCCGGGTGAAAGCACCTTAATGACCGCGGTTGTGGAGAAGCCTTCAGTCGCCGATGCGCCGTCTAACCTCGCGGTAGTGGGGCGCTATGTGTTGTCAAAAGATATCTGGCCATTGCTGAAGAAAACACCTCGCGGTGCGGGAGATGAAATTCAGCTTACAGATGCTATTGCGATGTTGATGGAGCAAGAACCCGTGGAAGCTTTTCATATGACGGGTAAATCTCACGATTGCGGTGATAAATTGGGTTATATGAAAGCCTTTGTCACCTATGGTGTTCGCCATAATACGGAAGGCGAAAAGTTTACTGCCTGGCTGAAACAGCAAATCGACTAA
- a CDS encoding glycosyltransferase family 4 protein: MLKVLHFYKTYYPDTFGGVEQVIFQLCEGGTDRGIESTVLSLSKRGEVVNQKIKSHTAYCSPINFEAASTPFSFQALKDFKKLAQQADIIHYHFPFPFMDMVHFLSGVKKPTVVSYHSDIVKQKNILKIYAPLMNKFLASVSHIVAASPNYVATSITLKKFSHKVSVIPYGLDEKSYPLPTADRLEFWQNKFGPRFFLFVGAFRYYKGLHILIDAAKNSTYPIVIVGAGPIETELKKQVKELKIENIHFLGAVSDEDKTALLTLCYAVVFPSHLRSEAFGITLLEGAMYGKPLISSEIGTGTTFINIDQLTGLVVPPSDSVALRLAMDKLWDNIELSAEFGCNARNRYLENFTSEKMVSSYISLYNEIMDR; the protein is encoded by the coding sequence ATGTTAAAAGTGCTGCATTTTTATAAAACATATTATCCAGATACATTTGGTGGTGTTGAGCAAGTTATTTTTCAATTATGCGAAGGCGGCACGGATAGAGGCATTGAATCGACCGTGCTTTCTTTAAGTAAACGCGGTGAAGTTGTTAATCAGAAAATAAAGTCGCATACGGCTTATTGTTCTCCAATAAATTTTGAAGCGGCATCTACCCCTTTTTCTTTTCAGGCATTGAAAGATTTTAAAAAATTAGCTCAGCAGGCTGATATTATCCACTATCATTTTCCATTCCCTTTTATGGATATGGTTCATTTTCTGTCTGGAGTTAAAAAGCCTACTGTTGTTAGTTACCATTCTGATATTGTAAAACAGAAAAATATATTAAAAATATATGCGCCATTAATGAATAAGTTTCTAGCTAGTGTTTCACATATTGTAGCCGCCTCACCTAATTATGTGGCTACCAGTATCACACTAAAGAAATTCTCACATAAAGTCAGTGTTATTCCTTATGGTCTTGATGAAAAATCTTATCCGCTGCCTACTGCTGACCGTCTTGAGTTTTGGCAAAATAAATTTGGCCCTCGTTTCTTCTTATTTGTCGGGGCTTTCCGCTATTATAAAGGTTTACATATTCTTATTGACGCGGCAAAAAACTCAACTTATCCAATTGTTATTGTTGGTGCAGGGCCAATTGAGACTGAACTTAAAAAACAGGTCAAAGAACTAAAAATTGAGAATATTCATTTTTTAGGCGCAGTATCGGATGAAGATAAAACAGCCCTTTTAACGCTTTGTTATGCGGTGGTTTTTCCATCTCATCTACGTTCCGAAGCTTTTGGTATCACTTTATTGGAAGGCGCGATGTACGGTAAGCCTTTAATTTCAAGTGAGATAGGGACAGGAACAACATTCATTAATATTGACCAATTAACCGGGCTAGTCGTTCCACCATCAGATTCTGTGGCATTAAGGCTCGCAATGGATAAATTGTGGGATAACATTGAATTGTCAGCTGAGTTTGGATGTAACGCGCGAAATCGTTATTTAGAAAACTTCACCTCTGAAAAAATGGTTTCAAGCTATATCAGTTTATATAATGAAATAATGGATAGGTAA
- a CDS encoding glycosyltransferase family 4 protein — translation MKVVFGTDSIKYPLTGIGRYTYELARELQSNNEISDLLFLQGREISRNLPTINVKSSTASGMKNFVKNNAIASELYRISAPWLKSLALSSYNSFIYHSPNFYLPPRIPNAVATFHDLSIFTWPKCHPENRVRYMQKELLLTLKRAKVLITDSEFTRKELAEYFDYPIERIVSAPLASSGDFYPREYTSLQNLMSRLNLIAGQYSLFTGTIEPRKNIATLLDAYERLPLELRTRYPLVICGFSGWNSESLHRRFELAKQQGWLLYLGYLSSEDLPLLFSGARTFLFPSLYEGFGLPILEAMASGIPVVCSNAASLPEVLGDSGLMCDALDVEGLTIAIIKSLEDEEWRRRSIELGLLRAKTFSWARCAQETIKAYKQV, via the coding sequence ATGAAAGTTGTTTTTGGTACTGATTCTATTAAATATCCCTTAACTGGGATTGGCCGTTATACTTATGAGTTAGCTCGAGAATTACAGAGTAATAATGAAATATCAGATCTTCTTTTTTTACAAGGAAGAGAGATATCTCGAAATTTACCTACTATCAATGTTAAATCGAGCACGGCTTCAGGGATGAAAAATTTCGTTAAAAATAATGCCATTGCTAGTGAGTTATATCGTATCTCGGCACCTTGGCTAAAGAGTTTAGCCTTAAGTTCCTACAATAGTTTCATTTATCATAGTCCAAATTTTTATTTACCACCTCGAATTCCTAATGCTGTTGCTACTTTCCATGATCTTTCTATTTTTACTTGGCCGAAATGCCATCCTGAAAATCGTGTTCGCTATATGCAAAAAGAGTTATTGTTAACATTAAAAAGAGCGAAAGTGTTAATAACAGACTCTGAATTTACCCGAAAAGAGTTAGCTGAGTATTTTGATTATCCTATAGAGCGAATAGTATCAGCTCCATTAGCGAGTAGTGGTGATTTTTACCCTCGTGAATATACCTCATTGCAAAACTTAATGAGCCGTTTGAACTTGATTGCGGGCCAATACTCGCTATTTACAGGAACAATCGAACCAAGAAAAAATATTGCCACTTTGCTCGATGCTTATGAGCGACTTCCGCTGGAGTTGCGCACTCGATATCCATTAGTCATTTGCGGTTTTTCCGGGTGGAATAGTGAGAGTTTACACCGCCGCTTTGAACTGGCCAAACAACAAGGGTGGCTATTGTATCTTGGCTATCTGAGTTCCGAAGATCTGCCTTTGCTTTTCTCAGGGGCGAGAACATTTTTATTTCCTTCATTATATGAAGGATTTGGATTACCTATTCTTGAAGCAATGGCATCGGGCATACCTGTTGTTTGCTCCAATGCAGCGTCATTGCCCGAAGTTTTAGGCGACTCGGGTTTAATGTGTGATGCACTTGATGTTGAAGGGCTGACTATTGCTATTATTAAAAGCCTGGAAGATGAAGAGTGGCGTCGCCGGTCAATAGAATTAGGTCTTCTCAGAGCGAAAACATTCTCATGGGCCAGATGTGCCCAAGAAACGATAAAAGCTTACAAGCAGGTATAA
- a CDS encoding GDP-mannose 4,6-dehydratase, which produces MTMNGKRALITGIQGFTGHYMAAELSAAGYRVFGLGSQPSNDPDYFQVDLLDIDGLTSVIEKVKPHLVVHLAAIAFVGHGNPAAFYDVNVVGTRNLLAALSVVADNIEAVLLASSANVYGNSQAGILSEETAANPANDYAVSKLAMEYMAKLWSEKLPIIIVRPFNYTGVGQSDNFLLPKIVSHFKRKASEIELGNLDVWRDFTDVRALAKAYLGLLLAKPIGETVNVCSGRTYSLREVVSLCEKITSHNLSIHVNPAFVRANEVKTLCGDSRKLQRIVDGWNTPPLEDTLRWMLETK; this is translated from the coding sequence ATGACAATGAATGGCAAGCGTGCCCTGATCACCGGTATTCAGGGTTTTACCGGCCATTATATGGCAGCGGAGTTATCCGCTGCCGGTTACCGGGTATTTGGTTTAGGCTCCCAGCCTTCAAATGATCCTGACTATTTTCAAGTGGACCTACTGGATATTGATGGACTAACCTCTGTTATTGAGAAGGTAAAACCTCATCTGGTTGTTCATCTCGCAGCTATTGCTTTTGTTGGTCATGGTAATCCTGCCGCTTTTTATGATGTAAATGTTGTTGGCACTAGAAATTTATTGGCGGCACTAAGTGTTGTTGCTGACAATATTGAGGCTGTTTTACTTGCCAGCAGTGCCAATGTTTATGGTAATTCGCAAGCAGGTATATTGAGCGAGGAAACCGCAGCAAATCCCGCTAATGACTATGCCGTCAGTAAGTTAGCTATGGAGTATATGGCTAAACTTTGGTCAGAAAAATTACCAATTATTATTGTTCGGCCGTTTAATTATACTGGGGTCGGGCAATCAGATAATTTTTTGCTACCGAAAATAGTTTCTCATTTCAAACGTAAAGCGAGTGAAATAGAATTAGGTAATTTGGATGTATGGCGTGACTTTACCGACGTAAGAGCATTAGCTAAAGCTTATTTGGGGCTTTTACTCGCCAAACCTATTGGCGAAACTGTTAATGTCTGTTCAGGGCGAACTTATTCATTGCGTGAAGTTGTTAGCCTATGTGAAAAAATAACTTCGCATAATTTATCTATTCATGTCAATCCTGCTTTCGTTCGCGCTAATGAAGTAAAAACGTTGTGTGGTGATTCCAGGAAATTACAACGCATTGTCGATGGATGGAATACACCACCATTAGAAGATACTCTGCGTTGGATGCTGGAAACTAAATAA
- the gmd gene encoding GDP-mannose 4,6-dehydratase, which yields MKTAIITGITGQDGAYLAELLLDKGYKVYGTYRRTSSVNFWRIEELGIDKHPNLHLVEYDLTDLSASIRLLQTTQATEVYNLAAQSFVGVSFDQPATTAEITGIGPLNLLEAIRIVNTKIRFYQASTSEMFGKVQAIPQIEETPFYPRSPYGVAKLYAHWMTINYRESYGIFGCSGILFNHESPLRGREFVTRKITDSVAKIKLGKLDILELGNMDAKRDWGFAKEYVEGMWRMLQADVPDTFVLATNRTETVRDFVSMAFKAAGFNLRFEGKDENEIGVDTATGKTLVKVNPKFYRPAEVELLIGNPQKAKDVLGWEPKTTLEELCLMMVEEDLRRNQQGFSF from the coding sequence ATGAAAACTGCAATTATTACCGGCATAACTGGCCAAGATGGCGCATATCTCGCTGAGTTGTTACTTGATAAGGGCTATAAGGTTTATGGTACTTATCGTCGTACCAGTTCTGTTAACTTTTGGCGTATTGAAGAGTTAGGTATTGATAAACATCCTAACCTTCATTTAGTTGAATATGATCTAACAGATCTTTCTGCCAGCATTCGCCTATTGCAAACCACACAAGCTACTGAAGTATATAATTTAGCCGCACAGAGTTTTGTGGGAGTTTCTTTTGACCAACCTGCAACCACTGCAGAAATTACAGGTATTGGCCCACTTAATTTATTAGAAGCTATTCGGATTGTTAATACCAAAATTCGTTTTTACCAAGCTTCTACTTCTGAGATGTTCGGTAAAGTTCAAGCGATACCGCAAATTGAAGAAACACCATTCTATCCACGCAGCCCTTATGGTGTAGCTAAATTGTACGCACACTGGATGACCATTAACTATCGTGAGAGTTATGGTATTTTCGGCTGCAGCGGTATTCTTTTTAATCACGAATCACCATTGCGTGGGCGTGAGTTTGTTACCCGCAAGATTACTGACTCTGTGGCAAAAATTAAATTGGGCAAGTTGGATATTCTTGAATTAGGTAATATGGATGCTAAACGAGATTGGGGTTTTGCTAAAGAATATGTAGAAGGTATGTGGCGCATGTTACAAGCTGATGTTCCTGATACTTTTGTTTTAGCAACTAACCGTACTGAGACTGTGCGTGATTTTGTTTCTATGGCATTCAAGGCTGCTGGCTTTAATTTACGTTTTGAAGGCAAGGATGAAAATGAAATCGGGGTTGATACTGCGACAGGGAAAACCCTGGTTAAAGTGAATCCTAAGTTCTATCGCCCGGCCGAAGTTGAGTTATTAATTGGTAATCCACAAAAAGCAAAAGATGTACTTGGCTGGGAACCAAAAACAACATTAGAAGAACTTTGTCTGATGATGGTAGAAGAAGACCTGCGTCGTAATCAACAAGGTTTCTCATTCTGA
- a CDS encoding glycosyltransferase family 2 protein encodes MNILILAAGDNYIDPDDKNYPLCLSEVNGVPLIQRVTDQLSFNDGEVVYLFQDKYIKRYHLDDIVKLISDKKFSVFPVPDNTAGAACTALLGTVSLPQSESLLIVSGNQLVDVDIKNFIDEMNNNNYDAGTIIFDSIHPRYSYVMLNDEGLVTEASEKKPISRNATAGTYWFRKTSDFTDAVKNMIRKDAKVDGRFYICPSFNELILKGLRVGVIKIDPEQYHPLKTIRQIEIK; translated from the coding sequence TTGAATATATTAATTCTCGCTGCTGGGGATAATTATATCGATCCCGATGATAAAAATTATCCTTTATGTCTTTCTGAGGTAAATGGAGTACCATTAATTCAGAGAGTTACAGACCAGCTTTCATTCAATGATGGTGAGGTTGTTTATTTATTCCAAGATAAATATATAAAAAGATATCATCTAGATGATATTGTTAAGCTGATATCGGATAAAAAATTCAGTGTATTTCCTGTTCCCGATAATACCGCCGGTGCTGCATGTACTGCATTACTGGGTACAGTTAGCTTACCACAATCAGAGTCTCTACTTATTGTCAGTGGAAACCAACTGGTTGATGTAGACATCAAAAACTTTATCGACGAAATGAATAACAATAATTATGATGCAGGAACTATTATATTTGATTCAATACATCCTAGATATTCTTATGTAATGCTAAATGACGAAGGTCTAGTTACTGAAGCATCTGAGAAAAAACCAATCAGTAGAAATGCAACTGCTGGTACGTATTGGTTTAGAAAAACATCAGATTTCACTGATGCAGTAAAAAACATGATCCGTAAAGATGCTAAGGTCGATGGACGCTTCTATATTTGCCCATCATTCAATGAATTAATATTGAAAGGGTTACGTGTTGGAGTGATTAAAATAGACCCTGAACAATATCATCCACTAAAAACAATCCGCCAGATAGAAATAAAATGA
- a CDS encoding HAD family hydrolase — protein MIKAVIFDMDGVLIEAKEWHYEALNQALNLFGFNIERYDHLTKFDGLPTKDKLNILSAEYSLPVQLHSFINEMKQQYTMEIVHTKCKPLFIHEYALSKLKQEGYKLGVASNSVRNSVVTMMEKASLIGYLDIVLSNQDVKQGKPNPEIYNKAIDKLGFRPDECVIVEDNENGIKAAKASGAHVLVVNDVTDVNYRSIKAFIDGLDKGGQF, from the coding sequence ATGATTAAGGCCGTTATTTTTGATATGGATGGAGTGTTAATCGAAGCAAAGGAATGGCATTATGAGGCTTTAAATCAAGCATTAAACTTATTTGGTTTTAATATTGAACGATATGATCATCTAACAAAATTTGATGGTTTACCGACTAAAGACAAGCTTAATATATTAAGTGCTGAATATTCATTACCGGTACAGTTGCACTCATTCATTAATGAGATGAAACAACAATACACGATGGAAATCGTTCATACAAAATGCAAACCATTATTCATCCATGAATACGCTCTCTCAAAATTAAAGCAGGAAGGGTATAAATTAGGTGTTGCATCAAATTCTGTTAGAAATAGCGTGGTTACTATGATGGAAAAAGCCTCACTGATCGGCTATCTTGACATCGTTCTTTCTAACCAAGATGTGAAACAAGGTAAACCTAATCCAGAAATTTATAATAAAGCTATAGATAAATTAGGTTTTAGGCCTGATGAATGTGTCATTGTTGAAGATAACGAAAATGGTATCAAAGCAGCCAAAGCTTCAGGTGCTCATGTTCTAGTTGTGAATGATGTTACTGATGTAAACTATAGAAGTATTAAGGCATTTATTGATGGTTTGGATAAAGGAGGTCAGTTTTGA
- a CDS encoding glycosyltransferase family 2 protein produces the protein MLNIVIPMAGAGSRFVDAGFENPKPLISVHNIPMVKVVINNLTPQCQHRFIFIVQKSHVQKYDVANKLMEWAENSVVIETDSLTEGAACTVLLAKEYINSTDPLMIANSDQYIDCDINTYISAISDVNHQGGIMTMTANDPKWSFVGFDDSGRINRVIEKVVISSEATVGIYNFRHGADFVTSAEEMIEANDRVNGEFYVAPAYNYLIKKGASIGIYNIGSEANGMYGLGTPADLELFLKLPVSLKATKGL, from the coding sequence ATGTTGAATATTGTTATACCTATGGCTGGTGCTGGTAGTCGCTTTGTAGATGCAGGATTTGAAAATCCTAAACCCTTAATTAGTGTTCATAATATTCCTATGGTGAAAGTTGTCATTAATAACCTTACACCACAATGTCAACATCGATTCATATTTATTGTCCAAAAATCTCATGTCCAAAAATATGATGTGGCTAATAAATTGATGGAGTGGGCAGAAAACTCGGTTGTTATTGAAACAGATAGTTTGACAGAAGGCGCTGCATGTACTGTTTTATTGGCAAAAGAATATATAAATAGTACAGATCCTTTAATGATTGCCAATAGTGACCAATATATAGACTGTGATATTAATACCTATATTTCAGCTATATCTGATGTAAATCATCAGGGGGGGATTATGACAATGACTGCTAATGATCCTAAATGGTCTTTTGTCGGATTCGATGATTCTGGCCGGATTAATCGAGTTATTGAAAAAGTAGTTATTTCTAGTGAAGCAACGGTTGGGATTTATAATTTCCGCCATGGTGCTGATTTTGTAACTTCAGCTGAAGAAATGATCGAGGCAAATGACCGAGTGAATGGTGAGTTTTATGTTGCCCCTGCATACAATTATTTAATTAAAAAGGGTGCTTCTATTGGAATTTACAATATTGGTTCAGAGGCTAATGGGATGTATGGACTTGGGACACCTGCGGATTTAGAATTATTTCTAAAACTACCAGTATCACTCAAGGCGACAAAAGGTCTATAA